The genomic DNA CACTTTAGATCCTGACAGCTACCTCCTCCAAATTGTTTTTTCCATTTAAAAATTCAGAATTCTGCAAATGAAACACGAGGGGCAACAGCAAGAACATAAAAAATTACCGGGATAGATGGATTATCAGGTTATAAGCAACGCGCTGTAGCAATCTGACAGAATTTAACCTCCCGTTATATAAAGCGAGTCGCCCCGCCAGACACGCAGAGGAAGGAACGCATCAGCGTCACCACTCCCAGAGTAGAGTAGGATTGTCCGGGCCAGGCCGGCACAACGAACTTGGCAAGGGAGCAGTAGGCTGTAGCTTAAGCTCTAGCGCGGCGCGAGCTCTTGCCGCCGGCGTATCGGAAGCTGTTGATGCGAGTGAGGGCGTCATCTCCATGGCtctcatggcggcggcggcggcgaggatggacGACCACGACGAGTACGCCAAGCTCGTCAGGGGGATGAACCCGCCCAGGTGATTGATTGAACATCGGTTTTTCCTGCTCCTTTTGTCTTTCCTTTCTTCAGTTTCGCAGTTTTTGCTTCTCATCTGGGTTCGAGGATTTTGTTTTTTGAATAAAGAAAGGTTCTTAACTACGCCAGCTTCTATCAGCTCCTTGTGTTTTCCGGTTCTTGTTTAAGCCTTCTTGCGCTATCCAGTTCTTGTTTAAGCCGGTGTTTCTTCTCTTGTAATCGAAGATTTCGATTTTACCATAGCAAATCTGTGCAATCGATTTCACTCAATCCGCTGGCTTCTTGGTTTGCTCAAACCTTGAAGAACAGAGCAGCATGGTCCTCTGTTCTTGCTTTCTTCAATCCTTGCTCTGTTTTGCTCATAAAGAAGAACAGAGAAGCTTGGATTTAGgccctccctttctttcttcttccttcactTTTGTTCTATTTTGCTTGGGTTTCTCTGTTCTCCGATCGATTACTTACATATGCCGTGCAAATTACAGGGTTGTGATCGACAACGATGCTTCCGACGACGCCACGGTGATCAGGGTGGACAGCGTCAACAGCCACGGCACGCTGCTCGCCGTCGTCCAGGTCATCGCCGACCTCAACCTCGTCATCCGCAAGGCATACTTCTCCTCCGACGGCAGCTGGTTCATGGACGGTCAGTACCCAATCACTATATGCTACTTCTCCCGCTCTAACAAATTATAGTTCTTCGggtctgaaaaaagaaaagaaactgaaTTGTTTTCCATTTCTAACCTTCAGTGTTCAATGTCACCGACCGTGACGGCAACAAGGTTGTTGACGCCTCAACCATCTCATACATCCAGAAGGTAATCGGGTGGTTCTTTCTCTgaaatttgtgatttttaatCGAATGATTTTTTGCTGTGATTTGATTCTGATCGAGTTGGGTTTGCTGCCCGGCAGACGCTGGAGTCTGACGACTGGTACTACCCGGAGGCGCGCAACAGCGTGGGCATCGTGCCGTCGGAGGAGTACACCTCCATCGAGCTCACCGGCACCGACCGCCCCGGCCTGCTCTCCGAGGTGTGCGCGGTGCTCGCCGCCATGGGCTGCGCCGTCCAGAGCGCCGAGCTGTGGACGCACAACACGCGCGTCGCGGCCGTCGTGCACGTCACGGacgccgaggccggcggcgccatcgaGGACGCCTGCCGCATCGCCGGCATCAGCGCGCGCCTCGGCAACCTGCTGCGCGGGCAGAGCGAcgtgcgcgccggcggcggcggcgccgcgggcggcctcgcgcaGCACAAGGAGCGGCGTCTGCACCAGATGATGTTCGACGACGACAGGGGAGGtcacgccgccgcgcccgtcgccgacgccgacgccgacgccgacgccgacgccgacgccaccaccgccgccggcggcccggCGCGGACGGAGGTGTCCGTGACGGCGTGCGCCGAGCGCGGGTACTCCGCCGTGGTGGTCCGGTGCCGGGACCGGCCCAAGCTTCTGTTCGACACCGTGTGCACCATCACGGACATGGAGTACGTGGTGCACCACGGCACTGTCAGCGccgagcccggcggcggcgcgtaccAGGAGTACTACATCCGGCGCGTCGACGGGCACGCCGTCCGGTGCgaggccgagcggcggcggctggtgcggTGCCTCGAGGCCGCCATCGAGCGGCGCACCGCCGAGGGCCTGGAGCTGGAGGTGCGCACTGGGGACCGCGCCGGCCTGCTCTCCGACATCACCCGCATCTTCCGGGAGAACGGGCTCACCATCCGCCGCGCCGAGATCTcgtccgccggcggcgaggccgtggACACGTTCTACCTGTCGGACACGCAGGGGCACCCCGTGGAGGCCAAGACGATCGAGGCCATCCGCGCGCAGATCGGCGAGGCCACGCTGAGGGTCAAGAACAACCCCTtcgccgccggggacgacgcGGCAAGGAAGGACGccgacgtcgccggcgccggcacgaCGGCGTTCATCTTCGGGAACCTGTTCAAGTTCTACCGGCCGTTCCAGGGCTTCAGCCTCGTCAAGCTCTACTCGTAAACCACTTCAGCTAGCCACAGGTTCTGTACATAGATTTTGGTTGATTATTGATCCTTTAAAGATCACTGTAAATACGGTCATGATCGGTTATGGGTGTAGATGGATTAAGGTTTACAAAGTAGAAAAATTAGGGGAGGAAAATATTGAtttagctcccaaaatatttgtAGCAGGTAGGATAGGAAGGAAGCAGTGCAAATGGTTTACTGTGTATTACTGGGGTATGCAACAGTCTCTGTACATACTCTCATCTTGTACATATGCTCATCATATCATACATATTCTTTCTGTTGGAGGAAGAATACAAGAAGAtcgaagaagaaggggaaaaggaTCTTGTGAATGCAATGCGGTTGTGTCTGGAATGCATGATCTAGCAATCTGCAAGAAGTATCTGCAGCCTGGAAAATCAGGTCTTGCAGTAACACAACATCGATCAGTCCCAAGATGCCACATGACGAAACACTTGGCAATTTGACACCGATCTAGTGAACAAAGCAACTGAGAAGCAGCTATTACCGAACCTTCTTTCAGACTGAACCTCTCTCTTTTCTGATGACGCAAGTGGAGCTATCGAACTGAACTGGAGCAGCCAGATTGCATTTCCAGAGCCCGTCTTAAGATTCAAGCATCAGTTCTGTGCTACATGAAGAGAGGCTGGGTGGTAGCTGATGGGCACCCACAGTTCCACGTGCCACATGATGATGTGAACAACTGAACACACAAAGCAATTCTTCCtaaaaaacaaaacatttgcCAATTAGCCATTGATTGAGTGTTAAGAGCAACGGAGAAGCGGTCACTGAACTTTCAGATTAGATGCTACATAGTTGATTAAGGAGTTGGATCACACAGCTAGCACCATTACTATATCCCGAAGGAAACCAAAATAGATCATCTGAAAAATTCATCGGCTGCACTTCAAAATTCTAGATGCAATTCCTATGCTTGTTCTAAATCCATGCATGATTCTCATGAAGGATATTGGAAAGACCAAGGAATTATATTGGAGTAATAATCATTTATACTTGTTATAAATGAATTGTGCAAATCACATATTCATTCAATTTGAAGATGAAAGTGTGTCAAGCTAGTCGTTCACAACAACGTGGTGGTACTCTACTCATCATTTGCCCAGTTTAGCAATGCAAGTTCAGTGACATGACTACATCGTCATGAACGCAGGTTAAGATATGTCCATTTTAGCAATGCAATGCTATGCAAACATTCAACACAAATACTCAAGGTTATCACATCACAAACCTTCATCACTACCCAAAATGATCACAAGTCAAACATTCACTGCTACCACCAACATAACAGGATTGTCACCAAATAAATATAATCTCTAATCTCTTAGGAGAAACCAAATAAATATGAATTGATCATGATGTGAATTACATATAACTACTTCATCCACTTGAGCCATTGTTGGCAATTCATCCACTTGAGCCATTGTTGGCAATTCTTACGCCTTACTGAATGAATGAATCTGCAAGTATACGAATATCGTTGCAGCATGTTACCCGGGAGTATTCCAGAGTATCATATTTTTCTCAAGGAAGCAGTGGCTAAAGGATATTGATAACTAACAATGACTTATCCACTAATTAAAATACCGTCTAAACCAAAGTGGGGGTAAGTGATAATaatatacttcctccgtcccaaaatacaattcgttttgacttttccgaatacataacttttgttatgcatttagatatagtatatatctaggtgcatatcaaaagctatgtacctaaaaaagtcaaaacgaacagtaatttgggatggagggagtagcagaATAGTTCATTGACACACAAGGCTAACTCTACACCTAAAATAGTCAGGAGATGGTAGACAGATGGGAGAACAATGAGTCGAGCAAATGGTTCCTGAGGCAGGCCATTCCTATTTATTATGCCAAGCTAAAAGACTAAGCTTATATCGCTCGGGAAGAGATGTATAGCAAGGTAAGAGCTGTCACCTCTACTTACTACAACTCAGTGTTTCTAAATGGAACAAAGTTCCAACATGATATTCTTTTCTATTCACTTCAGTACACTAACAAATCTGAACCTCAAAAAGGGATGAGAAGGGTCCAGATGTCCCCTAATAAAGGACCTACAGATACAACTTGAACGTGGTAGAATCCAGAGGACACACGGGACTGTTACCACCTTCCGCCTACTACAGCTATCTATGGAGCCGAGCGCAAACCAAGTTAGCTTCTAATCTAGACACCATATTTACACTAGCGACTACTATCTCCATCTCGACTGTAGATAGAGATAATCACGCTAAAATAGAACAAATCTATCTTATCACAAACGAGGAACCCATGAATGAGAAGAATACATATGAGCGCATCCAGTAACAACAATACCTTCATTAATCTAAAATTATTATTCCGCTACTAGAGTAAAGTACTAAAAGATAACTTGAAAAGTAAATAAGATAAGTGCTTGGCATAGAATAAATAAGGAAAGGACCACTATATTAAATGAGAGATAAGCCTTACAAAAGAAAAGGGTACAAGAGAGCTCATACCTAGACTTTGAAGATAACTCCAGAACCCAAGAGAGAACTCTCAACTCGATTCTAACTCCCAAACTAGCCTACACTAGTTCTGCATCTTGGAAGAGTGGTAGGATACTTGCTCCTTGATGGTGTGTGTTGGAAGTGAGAGATGGGGGTCTGTATTTATAGTGTAGAAGTGTCTTGCTGGGAGAGTGGAGAACCTCCACTTACTTCTAGAGGAAGATTCTCATCATCCTTCTCTTTTGCATCATCTAGAGGGAACCAACATCCCAGGGTCAGTTCTGGTACCAAGATTTCGCGCTAAAGAAACTCCCACCATCATATATATACAGTTGGGCTAGGTCGGCCGACTCTCCCTTAGGGTGAATGGGCCGCCACTGCCTTCCCTTGAGCCTTGGGATGTTCAATGAGCCTTTTGGCAAAGTTGAGAGCCACTAGGCTTGGGTTTGGACCGGCCGAACCAGTCAGGCCATGTTACCATCTTCTGAGAGGTATAACTTTTGCATCCGAACTCCGAATTAGGTGATCCAAATGTTCATTTCGATTATCTGAAGGATCTCTTCAATATGGTGAtgtcaaatttgaaatttgagaTTATTTTTTAGGATGATATATTTAGAGTTCATTTGCACCATGATTGCATATACTCCACTAGTGTTATCTCATGCTTACTTTGGACATATTCCTGTGAACCACTTCAATCCAACAAAACTCTGGAAAATGTTAGTTTAAAACTAATAAtgcatataaatatatatatatactcctATTTATTCACCAAGAGATCAATGgttgaaattttgaaataacGGCTGCCAACAACCATTAAGTTTGGTCTCACAAGTCATGCCACTAATTTTAAACCTCCAAACCGAGACATGCTTGTCCCTTTTATAGGTTTTTTCATTTTGGTTTTAGGCCACATAACTCTCTACCTATAGCACATTAATTTCGGTTTCATAGATCCCTCCCTATAGCCATACACATAGCCCTTCTAGTTTGGGCTGCAATCTAGCCCTGTAACCGCACCTATCCGTGCTAGCATGCTAAGGGAAGACAACCCACCTTAATTCAATCCATCAGCAGTAGAAAGCAGACCACCCCAAGCCATTTAGTTATTTCTGCTACTGACCTAAACAAACTATTAGCCAATCATGACTTCTACCCATTAAGAAACCATTTCCCAACCCGTGAGGTGCCCATTGCTAGATGGTGGTGCGGCACCCCGTGCTGCCGTAGTACCGTGCAAAACATTGCTGGGTGACACCCATGCTGCCATGCAAGCAAAGCAATTGCTGACCCCATGCACCCATACAAAGCACGGTGTTGCATTTCAGATCACTCATACGTACTTACCAATATAATACAACAAACACTCTAGCAATTCAACTATTTTAAATAGCAAAACATGTCAATCCATCCTGACATAATCCATCATAAAACTCTAATCTAACAAATGGAATGCCATCCTTGCTGGTCATGAAATGCCATGTCAGATTAGGTAGTAATGACTCCATTGCCTGCAGGACCAAAGGAATTGAACACTTATTCTTCAGACTCATCATTTGATGCATTGTTAGTACCATTCTCAGGAAAACCTTCAAAGACAACATGAAAATTAGTAAAAGCATAAGATTATACTTTGACCtttctagaaaaaaagaaatctaaGCACAAGATCAAGGCATGCTAACCATGGCAAAATAACAATTCAGCAGAAATGTAACTGACATCAGAAATAATAGGTGGAGAGTACTTTGGGGTGCCACAAACAAAAAAGCACTTGCTAACTACTACAACATGTTCTAACTAACCATGCCTGAACCTGACTAGACATGCATGCCACAAAACAACAAGACAACAACAACTTTTTGTCATATAGGAAGCTAGATATGCTCCATGAATCCAACTAAAGCATCCAGGAAGATTATTACTAGCTCATAGCAAGCATACATGGAGAATAGTAGTACACACAAATATTAGGTAATAGAAACTACAAAAGAAATCAGACTAGATTGACTAAGATCACACCTTCACTCACAACAAAGCTGAGGGTTAAACACAAAGTTCTCTAGGGGCTACGACCACACTATATAATTCACAGCTACACTCATCAGGCATAGATAGTGAACAACAAAAAGTTCCTGTACTCAAGAAAGGAATTCCATGGACAATCCTAAAATCATGACCAATGTTAAAACAGTTCCCAGTTCACCAAACCACGTGACAGATTTTATTTTGTCTAACTAATCAGCTCACCAAACCACATGAACAATGGATGTACAAAGACCAGTAAAGAAGTTCAGATTCTAACAAATGCTCTATCACAAATAATTAGATTGGACACGGTACTCATAGTATAGACTTGTACAGACAAGCTAACAACAGACTGTTCATTCAGAAAACAATGATTTAATACTGCTTATTACAATTAGCATTTCAGAGGGCAAGCAGACCACCAAAATTTGCATATAGCTACAAGCTACTGCACATGACAAAAGATTAAAACACAGGAGGTCTTGTTTATCTAATGATTCAATTAATCATTTGTTACTAGAACAAATAACATACAGCTGCCAGAAACTGCTGCTGCCTCTAAAAGGAATAGAAAATAAACGTACAGCAGCAGCTCCTGCATCTTGTTCATTTTACCTTTACTGATTCACAGTTGTTTGCTTATCCCTTCCCATGTTTAattatgatagaaaatactattACAAGTTGAAGTGAATCACAGGAAACGAAAAGATCTTCCAAAGGGGTAAGCAAGGGATGATTCATTACATCAAAAGGAGTTGGTTCACTTGATCTTGCCCCCCACATCAAGCTATCATGGATCTTGGAGACAAGCGCTGCCGCCTCACAGCGCTGCATCGCCCACGCCCCTCAACCCTAGAGCCGCATCACCTATGCAGCCCTCATCGAAAGCTGGCGGGTGGAGCCGTGGTGGCGTTAGTGGGGGCATGCGGCCGTGCAAAAGCGTGGCGGCAGCGAGCGGGTGGAGCCGTGGCCTGTGGCTATGCTGGAAGGGAGGGACGAGGGGGCCAGGAGGGCAACGAGATGAGGATAGTTCATGAGCTCGCCAGAGTTTTATGGTTTGTAACCCGTGAGCTGAATGCCATTTACATCCGATGCAATACTACACACTCCAAACACCTCTCCAGCCTGCTTCCTCCTAAAATCCAACTCAACCCCAACCATGTGATAGAGCAGACCAATAGAAACCAATTCCAGCAAGTCCAAAGCAAAAACCTAACTAATAAAACTATTAAGCCCAAACTGATAAGCAGGGCTACATACACATGATGGTAAAAACTCTTGCTGCCTATCCAAGTAAGAGTGATTGCCCCTCTGTTTACACCATGAGTCTCTTCTTCTAGAAAGCGAGAAGTTAAAGACAAAACAAAACCTTATTATTCTTTTCATCTGTCTCAATTTCCACAAGATGGTGGTGGTAGGTCTAGACGTGCTCATTGACTGTAGAgtgatatgattcaacaatttCTGccattcctttatttttttttctatccctAATTTGGATTCATGATAGCTAGTGCTAAGAGGACAATAATGTACTAAGTACTGCATATTCACTTACATATTTATATCTGATAAGTGCATTGCATTATGCCGGAGTGATTTCATCAATTTACAAAAGATTGTGACAAGAGCATGTTTTTTGGAAGGTTTTCTCAGGCAAGATGGAGGTCCTGTAGAGATCGATTGTCGATTTTATTCATGACTGAAAGTTGTCTGCAGAGGTGAATCCTATAAATCCCTCATTCTGGTAAGAGATCCATTTCGTGTTGCTTAGTTGGTTAATGTTAGTTTCTACCATTTTATAAGTTATGATAATGCAACTCTTTCATAAATTCCATTTATAAACATCATTTGTAGTTGAATTATGTCTAACTTCTTTCAATATGTATTATTACTCTTGAAATATATTAATTGTTTTATGTTTGAATTTTCATTAGATTGTGTGGGACTACATTTACTCATACCAAATTATAATCAAACTGCATTTTTAAGAATTTCTTTGAATTTGGCTTGTGAAAATCGAAGGTGATGCTCATGGAAAAATCATGATGGCAAGCACTAGTATTGCATAATGGTGTAATTGATTGCTAATGTTTTTTGATGGGTTGGCTACTCAATAGAACATCTACTGTAAATGGCAGAAAATCATGGGGAGTAGGCATAGACCGCAGGTTACActgctatttctttttcttatagACCTCTTTTGTCTCATGACTATGGAAAAGAGGCAATTATTTTACTTACAAATATTAGATTGATGACAACTATCTGCGTACTATTCTTTTTGTTATCAAACCTTTTATCATGAAAAAATTACTCCTTCCACTCTTAAATATTTGTCACTTTAACTTTTTCATTCATTTGACAAACATATAAGGAATGCTTAAAGTAATTTGATGACAAATCTAGTGGTCCTGATCTAATTAATTTCACTCAACTAATCAACTAAATAaatattgatggtcaaagttTGAAAAAATCAACAATGATAAAATTTTTGGAAATGATAGTGTATAGTATGGGCTACAACCGATATTTGGATCAAGGAGAAGGTTCAAGCATCAATGTATTCTTTTGCTGGGACCAATGACGGAGTAAAGACAATACTTTATACTTGCGAATCGTCTAATGCATAGATCTTTACCAAATAACATATTTGACACCCATCAGAAGGACTTAGTTCTGACGAATCAGTACCACATAGAATTGGCATCAACGGTGACGCTATGTGCGATAAAGGACTTACTGAGGTGGAGCCCCGAGGTATTCTCACCGATAGGGAACTTGGCGACAAGCTAGCCCGACTACACAAGGAGTCCGAACTCTACGGATATAATTACAATTCAATTAGAAGTTTCTACTTTGTAATCGGGACTtgccatgtactccctccatcccaaattactatccgttttggcttttttagatgcataacttttgctatgtatctagacataatatatatctagatgcatgaCAAAAGCTATATACCTAcgaaaaccaaaacgaatagtaatttggaatggagggagtaacctTCATCCGAAGTATCTAAGGAGAGGCAAAGAGGGTGCGGCTATATGTCGCAGAAGGCGACAGATCGGCAATCATCGCTAAGAAGGGCACGCTGGCAGTAGAAATATTCGTGATGGGTGGCGTGTCAGCCCAATTAATTACACTATTTTAGCACAGTTCGTTACTTCAGCTAGACTATTTCAGCGTGGTTCCTTGCTTCCCATTGTGAGGGTGTAGCTTTTTTAAGTCACATGCCAGTGCATCATATATAGTTTAAAGGAGAAAGATAAAGAAGACTGCACGGGTGCATGCAAAAAGGATGAGATGATGACGTAACTCACATGCAAATTCAAAACTAAAAAAGGTATAAGTCTTAAACTGAGCACCCAAACAAAATTTTGATTGCACCATTATGTTTGTTATGACAAGATCTTCAAAATAAGACCTCACTTGACTAtattttgagatttttttaaaacactaattttttaatattaaataattaattttggCTACTGCGAACAAATAATTGAACATCACAAACAAATGATTATTTTCTATGAAAAAATAGTTAAACATGATGAACAAAATAATTGCATAGTGCGAACAAAAATATTAAATCACGAACAAATCGTTGCGTAAGAGAGTGTCAAACTAAAAATGaaatcaaaattaaatttggATTGCACTGTTAGATTTTTAAAAATGAAACCTTCAAAATAAGATTCCACTTGACTATATTTGAACGAGTTTTATTTATCACTATTTTTTAATCAAGTTCCAAATTTGTTTTGAGATATGTACATCTGGACAAATTGTATGAACTCATGGAACAAAACATATGTACACATCGAATAAATTGTATGAACTCACAGAACAAAAGTATTTACACTTGGAACAAGTATACGAACTTACTGAACAAAATAACTGTACATGTCGAACAATATATATGAACTCATGGAACAAAAAATTGTATATCTAGAACATATTGCACGAACTCACAGAAAAAGGATTTGTACACCTAGAACAAATTACACAAATTCATCAAACAAAAGTCCATACATTTAGAACAAATGCACTATGGACATATAACAAATATTGCAATCCAAAAAAAGTAAATAGATATTAATTTGCACATAGCAAACAAATTATTATATACACACAAACaaatgaaagaaaaggaaaactaaatgaaagaaaaggaaacgatatacacatatatgaaaTAGTCGGTTATGTGTTTATTAACATCTAGTTATATAAGACATAAGTTTATAGACAATATGAATTAGAAAGAAATCATAGAAGAAACAATATCTACATAAGATTTAaaatgaaaaagagaaagagtaaaataaataaataatatgcATAGAGaattaaaagggaaaaaggaaaataaatttgaatggaaagaaatagaaaaaagaataaacatAAAGATACAAATGGCCAATTCAGCCATGGCAAGAAAATAATATGTTTTTTATAGATTTAGTCAAACTTAAGATTGTTTGAATAAAGATAAAATTAGAATTGCATACCTttcaggacagagggagtataagtTAAGCGTGAGTCTTTCTTCAATTCGAACACATAATTTCACTATGGAATCAATCAAGTATAGGTTTGTTAATATcaaattaataaataaatagtttatacaaattataaaaaaattaattatgaTTCTTTATCTCATTGAGGTGTAGaataaaagagagagaaaggaaaaaataattagaaggaaaagagaaagaacaAAAATT from Setaria italica strain Yugu1 chromosome VII, Setaria_italica_v2.0, whole genome shotgun sequence includes the following:
- the LOC101777096 gene encoding ACT domain-containing protein ACR6, whose product is MALMAAAAARMDDHDEYAKLVRGMNPPRVVIDNDASDDATVIRVDSVNSHGTLLAVVQVIADLNLVIRKAYFSSDGSWFMDVFNVTDRDGNKVVDASTISYIQKTLESDDWYYPEARNSVGIVPSEEYTSIELTGTDRPGLLSEVCAVLAAMGCAVQSAELWTHNTRVAAVVHVTDAEAGGAIEDACRIAGISARLGNLLRGQSDVRAGGGGAAGGLAQHKERRLHQMMFDDDRGGHAAAPVADADADADADADATTAAGGPARTEVSVTACAERGYSAVVVRCRDRPKLLFDTVCTITDMEYVVHHGTVSAEPGGGAYQEYYIRRVDGHAVRCEAERRRLVRCLEAAIERRTAEGLELEVRTGDRAGLLSDITRIFRENGLTIRRAEISSAGGEAVDTFYLSDTQGHPVEAKTIEAIRAQIGEATLRVKNNPFAAGDDAARKDADVAGAGTTAFIFGNLFKFYRPFQGFSLVKLYS